The Pygocentrus nattereri isolate fPygNat1 chromosome 2, fPygNat1.pri, whole genome shotgun sequence genome has a window encoding:
- the lrrcc1 gene encoding leucine-rich repeat and coiled-coil domain-containing protein 1 → MAVGELCLIDKDISSLLEVPLKSSITSLNLHCNRLSKIEGLTTAWHIRHLDLSSNHISRVEGLGSLSSLRTLNLSCNSITKVEGLNGLVNLTRVNLAYNQINDLTGLLHLHGAEYKLKHLQLHSNCLDSVNHLLQCMVGLHNLRDVTLSMDGADNPVCSRPGYREMVLQSLQQVSILDGEDRLGNRPSSGDENPLDVPGLEEFLEFLIPTDTSVSTELVQPDAPLPTPRIDEVLAQFRHRARALGKANELALQDSPQLVPQSGDSTSNNQTNELRIKKLEQQVSQLFHKSPADDGPNVSAASRPVVRKAKRDTDQTSESECDSGKENQRRSRIPCPRGTSGKKLVKDTKGKRSDSEADRQKHQSSKLAAGSRRRAAVQNLGYTDTAASLKRGLRAGRTTPDKSHHQTEEETYRAIVEERDHERERRWKAEQAVKKLTEQVKGLQTRASEEKELQSMALHTTDRLKELLLKERSDRSALQARVEELEERCSAAAEQREQLRSQEDQHKRALQTLQACISQEEALRAGQKAEEMKRKQELENKCAVLKREVEILRVSLRQHKDKLQQLQELLTSREEAHRKELSARLLPGGTEFREAVGREVAAVEQRHAQRQAEMEQKLADARQQYAALEDEFRMALTIEAKRFSEVKEGFELVSAQLSEVKAALTESQQREKQSGSLVQELTAMVKEQKTRIAELIKAKRDAITELKLRVRTLEAGAEEDRHLSVQLELLKKEKTRLISQLTAQESVIEGLRGERRLWGQELAQQGASLAQDRGRLEVKIEVLTTELETQKKQNEKDNDALRIKAKIVDDQTETIRKLKEAVQERDEQIRVVRDDNLQVHRRLQQQLEEETASMAELRETVDKLSLRKEELKQQLLDKESEMDELKEAYSTSNRKWQDKAELLTRLESQVKRMKEGFDTKERALLDERDKASQAHKAAVEKLHCVDDAFRRQLESLQASHQAELLRLANDKQKQIEQANQRVFQVEEEMRQLLEETESNKRAMEEKMRRLTNVLKDF, encoded by the exons ATGGCCGTTGGAGAGCTTTGCTTAATAGATAAAGACATTTCAAG TTTATTAGAGGTTCCACTGAAGTCCAGTATCACATCTCTCAATCTGCACTGTAATCGACTGTCGAAGATTGAAGGTCTGACAACAGCATGGCACATAAGACATCTGGATCTCTCGTCCAACCACATCTCTCGTGTCGAGGGCCTCGGCTCTCTCTCTTCATTACGCACCTTAAACTTGTCGTGCAACAGCATCACCAAAGTGGAAG GTCTTAATGGTCTTGTCAACCTCACAAGGGTCAACTTGGCCTATAATCAAATCAATGATCTCACTG GTCTTTTACATCTTCATGGAGCTGAATACAAATTGAAACACCTTCAGCTTCACAGCAACTGTTTGGATAGCGTGAACCATTTACTGCAGTGTATGGTGGGACTGCACAATCTGAGAGATGTTACTCTCAGTATGGATGGTGCGGATAATCCAGTCTGCAGTCGTCCAG GCTACAGGGAGATGGTCCTGCAGTCCCTACAGCAAGTCTCTATCTTGGATGGAGAAGACCGATTGGGGAACCGTCCTTCTTCAGGAGATGAAAACCCTTTGGATGTGCCTGGCCTTGAGGAATTTCTGGAATTTCTGATTCCAACGGACACTAGTGTCAGCACAGAGCTG GTCCAGCCAGATGCTCCTCTCCCCACTCCCAGGATTGATGAGGTTCTTGCACAGTTTCGACACCGTGCCAGGGCTTTGGGGAAGGCCAATGAACTGGCACTGCAGGACAGCCCTCAGCTCGTCCCACAAAGTGGAGACTCAACATCAAATAACCAGACAAATGAGCTTCGCATTAAGAAACTGGAACAGCAGGTGTCCCAGCTCTTCCACAAG AGTCCAGCAGACGATGGTCCTAATGTAAGTGCAGCTTCACGGCCTGTGGTACGGAAAGCTAAAAGGGACACTGATCAAACATCAGAGAGTGAGTGTGACAGTGGGAAAGAGAACCAGCGACGCTCAAGAATTCCCTGCCCCAGAGGCACCTCCGggaagaagctggtgaaagaCACCAAAGGCAAACGATCAGACAG TGAAGCAGACAGACAAAAGCATCAGAGCTCAAAGCTTGCCGCTGGCTCCCGGCGGAGGGCAGCTGTCCAGAACCTGGGgtacacagacacagcagccTCATTGAAGAGGGGCCTCAGAGCAGGCCGGACCACTCCTGACAAAAGCCACCATCAAACAGAGGAGGAAACCTACAGG GCGATAGTGGAGGAGCGGGATCATGAGCGGGAACGGCGCTGGAAGGCAGAGCAGGCTGTAAAGaagctcacagagcaggtgaaGGGGCTGCAGACACGTGCCAGTGAGGAGAAAGAGCTCCAGAGTATGGCCTTACATACAACTGATAG ACTGAAGGAGCTGTTGCTGAAGGAACGCTCAGACCGGTCAGCGCTGCAGGCTCGGgtagaagagctggaggagagaTGCAGCGCTGCAGCAGAACAGCGGGAGCAGCTGCGGAGCCAAGAGGACCAACACAAGAGGGCGCTGCAAACTCTGCAGGCGTGCATATCTCAGGAAGAGGCCCTCAGGGCCGGGCAGAAAGCTGAGGAG ATGAAGAGGAagcaggagctggagaacaagtGTGCTGTCCTCAAGCGAGAAGTGGAAATACTCAGAGTGTCCTTACGGCAGCATAAAGACAAACTGCAGCAACTGCAGGAGCTGCTGACTTCCAGGGAGGAAGCACACAG GAAAGAGCTGTCTGCGCGGCTGCTTCCTGGAGGGACTGAGTTTCGGGAGGCTGTGGGGAGGGAGGTGGCTGCAGTGGAGCAGAGGCATGCTCAGAGACAGGCTGAGATGGAGCAGAAGCTGGCAGATGCCAGACAGCAGTATGCGGCCCTTGAGGATGAGTTCCGCATGGCTCTCACCATCGAAGCTAAGCGCTTCTCTGAG gTGAAGGAGGGCTTTGAGCTTGTGTCTGCTCAGCTTTCAGAAGTGAAAGCAGCTCTGACTGAGTCTCAGCAAAGAGAGAAGCAGTCAGGCTCTTTGGTGCAGGAGCTCACAGCTATggtgaaagaacagaaaactcgCATAGCTGAACTCATCAAAGCCAAGCGTGATGCTATAACAGAATTAAAG TTGCGTGTTCGGACTCTGGAGGCAGGGGCAGAGGAGGACCGGCATCTGAGTGTGCAACTGGAACTCCTGAAGAAGGAAAAGACCAGGCTTATCTCCCAACTCACTGCACAGGAGTCTGTCATAGAAGGGCTTCGAGGAGAGCGACGGCTCTGGGGGCAGGAACTGGCCCAGCAAG GAGCATCACTTGCCCAGGACCGAGGACGACTGGAGGTCAAAATTGAAGTTCTAACTACTGAGCTAGAGACTCAGAAGAAACAGAATGAGAAGGACAATGACGCACTGAGGATCAAAGCAAAGATAGTGGATGATCAGACAGAGACAATCCGCAAGCTAAAAGAG GCAGTGCAGGAAAGAGATGAGCAGATTCGTGTTGTGCGTGATGACAATCTGCAAGTCCACAGGAGATTACAGCAGCAACTGGAGGAGGAGACGGCCTCAATGGCCGAGCTCCGAGAGACAGTGGACAAACTCAGCCTCAGGAAAGAGGAGCTTAAACAGCAGCTTCTCGACAAGGAGAGTGAGATGGATGAGCTTAAAGAAGCATACAG CACTTCAAACCGAAAATGGCAGGACAAAGCGGAGCTGCTGACCAGGCTGGAGAGCCAGGTGAAACGTATGAAGGAGGGTTTTGACACCAAAGAGAGAGCACTACTAGACGAAAGGGATAAAGCATCCCAAGCGCATAA GGCAGCTGTTGAGAAGCTTCACTGTGTGGATGATGCTTTCCGTCGACAACTGGAATCTCTTCAGGCTTCTCACCAAGCTGAGCTGCTACGACTGGCAAATGACAAACAGAAGCAGATAGAGCAAGCCAATCAGAGG GTGTTCCAGGTGGAAGAAGAGATGAGGCAGCTGCTGGAGGAAACCGAGAGTAATAAGAGGGCAATGGAGGAGAAAATGAGACGCCTCACCAACGTGCTTAAAGACTTCTAA
- the LOC108437237 gene encoding RNA-binding Raly-like protein isoform X2 translates to MDMYGRMTYKGKRRSQRYINMAGEPRLYRPKVGLKRPFSALYSGYGFDYDFYRDDFYGRLLDFHGRVTVPPRAVVPVKRSRLLMPSTRRAKPSQPSRGSSCFSPTRALTSSSSCSGTKVKSDQLLTIKRELSQIKAKIDSLLGWLEKMERQHSAETVPHRKCDDVYPSLHNETAHRSAEEADREHFEGECGEMTDGDEEDCDDEGNDKLMENHLSDVDN, encoded by the exons ATATCAACATGGCGGGAGAGCCCAGACTGTACAGGCCGAAGGTAGGCCTAAAGAGGCCTTTCTCAGCTTTGTACAG CGGCTATGGGTTTGACTATGACTTCTACAGGGATGATTTCTATGGCAG aCTGCTGGACTTCCACGGTCGAGTGACGGTACCCCCTCGAGCCGTGGTGCCTGTGAAGCGCTCCCGTCTACTCATGCCCTCGACACGCAGGGCAAAGCCTTCTCAACCTTCTAGGGGCTCTTCCTGCTTTTCCCCCACGAGAGCACTGACCTCTAGCTCCTCCTGCTCTGGCACTAAAg TAAAATCGGACCAGCTGCTGACCATCAAGCGAGAGCTGTCGCAGATCAAGGCCAAGATAGATTCTTTGCTTGGCTGGCTGGAGAAGATGGAAAGGCAGCATTCAGCAGAGACAG ttcCCCATAGAAAGTGTGATGATGTCTATCCCTCTCTGCATAATGAGACAGCGCATCGTTCCGCAGAGGAAGCGGACAGGGAGCATTTCGAAGGAGAGTGTGGTGAAATGACAGATGGAGATGAGGAGGACTGTGATGATGAAGGCAATGACAAACTG ATGGAAAACCACTTATCTGATGTGGACAACTGA